The following proteins are co-located in the Camelina sativa cultivar DH55 chromosome 12, Cs, whole genome shotgun sequence genome:
- the LOC104731772 gene encoding uncharacterized membrane protein At4g09580-like produces the protein MQREEGEETSTIGVVPAVKSPTPTSLLSFWEVTAASGVVLGFLMGLVCVYLTMPQSDYSFLKLPRNLEDLQILKDNLEIYTSDYTVQVLVGYCLVYVFMQTFMIPGTVFMSLLAGALFGVIKGMALVVSTATAGASSCYFLSKLIGRPLLFSLWPDKLVFFQDQVAKRKDRLLNYMLFLRLTPTLPNTFINVASPIVDVPYHIFFLATFIGLIPAAYVTVRAGLALGELKSLGDLYDFSSMATLCLIGVLSVTPTLISKKKA, from the exons atgcagagagaagaaggagaagaaacttCAACCATCGGCGTTGTCCCGGCGGTGAAATCGCCGACGCCAACATCTCTTCTGAGCTTTTGGGAGGTTACGGCAGCTTCCGGCGTCGTTTTAGGGTTTCTGATGGGGCTCGTTTGTGTTTATCTCACAATGCCTCAATCTGATTACAGTTTCCTCAAGCTCCCTCGTAATCTCGAAGATCTTCAGATTCTTAA AGATAATTTGGAGATATACACAAGTGATTACACAGTTCAAGTTCTTGTTGGGTATTGTCTAGTCTACGTTTTTATGCAGACGTTTATGATTCCTGGAACTGTGTTCATGTCATTGCTTGCTGGTGCTCTCTTTGGAGTTATCAAAGGAATGGCTCTTGTTGTCTCTACTGCAACAGCTGGTGCTTCTTCTTGCTATTTCCTCTCTAAGCTTATTGGTAGACCTTTGCTCTTCTCTCTTTGGCCTGACAAGCTCGTATTCTTCCAAGATCAG gttGCGAAGAGAAAAGATCGGTTGCTGAATTATATGCTGTTCTTGAGACTAACACCAACATTGCCTAACACTTTCATTAATGTTGCTTCTCCAATTGTCGATGTTCCTTACCATATCTTCTTCCTTGCTACATTCATCGGTCTGATCCCTGCTGCATATGTCACTGTCCGG gCCGGGCTTGCTCTTGGAGAGCTAAAATCGTTGGGAGATCTCTATGACTTCAGCTCCATGGCGACTCTGTGTCTCATTGGTGTGCTCTCGGTGACTCCAACCTTAATTAGCAAGAAGAAAgcgtag